A stretch of Gemmatimonadota bacterium DNA encodes these proteins:
- a CDS encoding PIN domain-containing protein, translating into MRAFVDTSALLALSRRKDQHHEDAVEVARSPAAAGLRFVGTTLVLGELHAHLLHLRGPAEARIALSALLGDPIHEWVEVTAELVSEAANRWLERFADQPFSLVDAVSFEVMRREKLTHAFAFDRHFEVAGFTLLR; encoded by the coding sequence GTGCGGGCCTTCGTTGACACGAGTGCCCTCCTCGCGCTGAGCCGGCGAAAGGACCAGCACCACGAAGACGCGGTGGAGGTCGCCCGCTCCCCGGCCGCTGCCGGGCTCCGATTCGTAGGGACGACCCTGGTCCTCGGCGAGCTCCACGCCCACCTCCTTCACCTGCGCGGGCCTGCGGAAGCCCGGATCGCGCTCTCGGCACTTCTCGGTGATCCGATCCACGAGTGGGTCGAGGTGACCGCGGAACTTGTGTCGGAGGCGGCGAACCGGTGGTTGGAGCGTTTCGCCGACCAACCCTTTTCTCTGGTGGACGCGGTAAGCTTCGAGGTGATGCGCCGGGAGAAACTCACTCACGCCTTCGCCTTCGACCGTCACTTCGAGGTGGCCGGCTTCACGCTGCTTCGCTGA
- a CDS encoding YeeE/YedE thiosulfate transporter family protein, giving the protein MPESLLAPWPWYVTGPLIGLIVPLLLLFGGKVFGISSNLRHLCAAVPAPSSWKPDFLRYDWRHAGLWNLVFVLGVGLGGFLAVTLFGTPAAAASISEATRADLSALGIQDFTGLIPAELFSWAALATPAGLLAIVAGGFLVGLGARWAGGCTSGHAISGLANLQLPSLVAVLGFFAGGLLVTHAVLPLLLPVLLGANP; this is encoded by the coding sequence ATGCCGGAATCTCTGCTGGCCCCCTGGCCCTGGTACGTCACGGGGCCCCTGATCGGACTCATCGTCCCTCTCCTCCTCCTCTTCGGGGGAAAGGTCTTCGGGATCTCCTCGAACCTCCGCCACCTTTGCGCGGCCGTCCCGGCGCCCTCGAGCTGGAAACCGGACTTCCTCCGGTACGATTGGAGGCACGCGGGGCTCTGGAATCTCGTCTTCGTGCTCGGGGTTGGGCTGGGCGGCTTCCTCGCCGTGACCCTCTTCGGCACTCCCGCGGCGGCGGCCTCGATCTCGGAGGCGACCCGAGCCGACCTCTCGGCCCTCGGGATTCAGGACTTCACCGGGCTGATCCCGGCCGAGCTCTTCAGCTGGGCCGCGCTCGCCACTCCCGCGGGGCTGCTCGCGATCGTCGCGGGTGGCTTTCTGGTCGGTCTCGGCGCGCGTTGGGCGGGCGGGTGCACGAGCGGGCATGCGATTTCGGGGCTGGCGAACCTCCAGCTCCCTTCGCTGGTCGCCGTGCTCGGCTTCTTCGCGGGAGGACTTCTCGTCACGCACGCCGTCCTTCCCCTCCTCCTTCCCGTACTCCTCGGAGCGAACCCATGA